TCATCACAATCTTCTTCAATGGTGAAAAAGGTGTGCTCATTGGTGTGTGATTCTTACCACAATCAAGGCCATGTGAGGGTTTCATCTCCAAGGCTCAACCTTGTTGATATTGACCCTGATTCACTGACCCATGAACAAGCCTTAACCATAGTTGCGTCACTTGCTTCTGATGCTGGTTCAATGGTGGCCTTGAGTTTTTTCAATTGGGCAACTATGCACTCGAAATTTCGAAACTTTATGCGGTTTTACATAGTTTGTGCAACATCAGTCATTGGGAATGGGAACACTGAGAAGGCCCATGAAGTGTTGCAGTGTATGGTTAAGAATTTTGCTGAGATTGGGAAGGTGAAGGATGCTGTGGAGATGGTTATTGAGATGCATAATCAGGGTTTGGTACCAAGTACCAGGACTTTGAATTGTGTGATTAAAGTTACTTGTGAAATGGGGTTTGTTGAATATGCAGAGTACCTGTTTGAGGAAATGTGTGTGAGAGGGGTTCACCCTAATTCTGCTAGTTATAGATTGATGGTCATTGCCTATTGCAGGATTGGCAAAATTTTGGAGGCGGATAGGTGGTTGCATGCCATGCTTGAGAGGGGATTCATGGTTGATAATGCGACATTTACATTGCTGATCAGTAAGTTCTGCGAAAAGGGTGTTTCAAACAGGGCGATGTGGTATTTTAGGAAGTTGAGTGACATGGGTTTGAAgcctaatttgattaattatacATGCATGATTGAAGGTTTGTGTAAAAGGGGCAGCATCAAGCAAGCCTTTGAAATGTTGGAGGAAATGGTGGGTAAAGGTTGGAAACCTAATGTGTATACGCATACGGCATTGATTGATGGTCTTTGCAAGAAAGGATGGACTGAGAAAGCCTTCAGGTTATTTCTTAAGCTTGTTCGAAGCGAAAATCACAAGCCAAATGTCCATACATACACTGCCATGATAAGTGGGTATTGCAAAGATGAGAAACTGAACCGGGCAGAAATGCTACTGAACCGAATGAGAGAGCAGGGTTTAGTCCCGAACACCAACACATACACAGCTCTCATTGATGGACACTGCAAAGCAGGAAACTTTGAAAGAGCATATGAGTTGTTGAATCTAATGAATAATGAGGGTTTTAGTCCCAATATCTGTACATATAATGCCATTGTTGATGGCCTTTGTAAAAAGGGAAGGGTAAAAGAAGCTTACAAAATTCTTAGGAGTGGCTTTCATAATGGTTTGGAAGCTGATAAAGTCACCTATACTATTCTCATATCTGAACATTGCAATCAGGCTGAAATCAAGCAAGCATTGGTGTTATTTAATAAGATGGTCAAGATTGGTATTCAACCTGACATTCATTCATACACTACATTGATTGCGGTCTTGTGCAGGGaaaagagaatgagagaaagtGAGATGTTTTTCGAGGAAGCTTTAAAAGTTGGACTCATCCCTACGAAGAAGACTTATACATCTATGATATGTGGTTATTGCCGCGAAGGAAATTTGAACTTGGCTATGAGGTTTTTCCATAGGATGAGCGACAGTGGTTGTGTTCCAGATTCCATTACTTATGGTGCTATTGTAAGTGGGCTATGCAAACAATCGAGGTTGGACGAGGCTCATGGATTATATGACTCCATGTTAGAAAAGGGACTTGTGCCATGTGAAGTTACCCGGGTATCACTGGCTTATGAATATTGCAAGATAGATGACGGTTTCTCTGCTATGGCTGTTCTTGAAAAGCTGGAGAAGAAACTCTGGATCAGAACAGCTAATACCCTTGTCCGGAAGCTTTGTAGTGAGAAGAAAGTAGGCCTTGCAGCACTGTTATTTCACAAGCTACTGGACATAGATCTTCAAGTCAATCGGGTAACATTAGCAGCATTTATGACTGCATGCTATGAAAGCAATAAGTATGCTCTTGTTTCTGAATTCTCTGCAAGGATATACAAGGAAAACCGATTAGCAATCAATGTCACTAAATGACGAAATTTGCTACTTGCTTTCTGAGGCTGGTTGTTCTCAATCTCAATCTGTAAATAGATTAAATTTTGGAGTTGAAGAAGTATACTTGTTTGAAGTGATGCGAGATTTGCGGCATCTTTAACTTCAACTCTACGAATTAATGTGCTGATGTGAGCAATAACTGGGTTCAGTAAAAGGCACCAATTTTGTTACCTTGGACTCGGGTAACCATACTTTTGAGATCTTAAATTTGTGCAGTTcatctaaaaaaatttaagatttatcgATTTTTATGATTTCATGGTAATCTGTCATTAGTTTTTCCTTCCCTTCTGTATTTATTTGTTTCCATTAAAAAGACAGTAGATACTATAGGAAGTATTAATGTTGGACATGAACTTTTACTATAACAGATGCATAGAGGAAATGTTATCTGCGGTTCAGGTAAAATTGGAATGGATAATTGTATATTTTTCTTCCCATGAAACTCAAATTTATATACCATTATCATCTACACCTATCTTAACTTAAATTTGCATGTCCCAAATTCCAATTGAATCATAGGGAATCGGACATTTTTTCCCTCCTTAATGTTCTCCCTTATGTTTCTCAGAACCAATGTTTATTGCTTCTACCATACACTCTCCACAGTGTTCTGCATGATTGCACATGCATCATAACACAATGCTATTCTTCTTCATCACCACAACCCACCCTATCACCATCACAACCTTCTTTAACGGTGAAAAAGTTTTGTTCATTGTTGTGTGACACTGTGATTCTTACTACATTCAAGCTCATGTGAGGGTTTTGCCTCCAAGGCTAAACCTTGTCAATATTCACCCTGATTCACTGACCCATGAACAAGGCCTAATCATAGTTGCATCACTTGCTTCTGATGCTGGTTCAATGGTGGCCTTGAGATTCTTCAATTGGGCATACAACCATGAAGTGCATTTTTATTAAGAAGAATGAAAATATTTGTGCGGTTTATCATTTTATGCTATAGTTAATTGTAGTTAAAATTTCCAGACTATACATCTACTTGACTACTTCCATGACCATGATGATGAAATGATTTGGATGTGTTTTGTCCTTTCTTGTATTAACTTGATGCAAAAATTTCTGTGCATACCTCTATAGATGGATCGTTGGAGTGGAATTTTGAGAGTTCAATTGCATTCCAAAAGCAAGGCATTCCATAGAGTTGGTGCTTCTCTCTGCCTTTCACCAGAAACCAGAACTCTTACTGTAAGTCCCTTGAAGTTGATCCCTGAAACTTTTACAAAACATCAGAGATTTAGTGTCAAATAATCATAACTGGATCATTTCTTACTATAATTGTTGCAGCATTTCGGTTCTATGCCTAAACTTCCAGCATCTCGCTTGGCATTTTCTTTCATACAACTTTAGGAAGCTTTAGCTATGGACTTATAACTGTATACTGTAGTTATTTTTTCCAGTGGGGTACTTTCTTTCTTCCGTAAGCTTCTTTGTGTTATGATCTGAACTCTGGTTGAATTTTTTGTGAACTGAGAGGTTAATATATAAAGTTTTCCACTATATAAAATAGGAATAATAACAGTACAATATTATACCCTCTAATTCATTAGTTACTGTTTCAATCTAGCCTTTTTGCACCAGGCATTATGTCTTATTATTTGGCACAGGTACCCGAAGCAAATGCTATATTTTTCTGTGGTGATAGAGTTGAAGGGACCGGTAACCAAGTGATTGAGAGGCTATCCGATCTGCAGAAGCTATCTGAAATTATTGTGTCTAAATTTGGTTCTTCCATCAATGCTTGGGTTATTCAGGCTTCTGCTTTCAATGGACCTTTTGCCGTCTATAAGGACTTCATACCATCCGTGAATCAATATGGAGAGCCAAGGTCGTATCAACCAACAGGATTCCCGGCGTCTACTTCAACCGTCTCACTCTTATCTAATTGCCTTGAAGAAGTATGcactttcctttcccttttctatgtTTTGGGAGTTGaagcagaaaaatatttttgtattgcaTATTTGCATTGCATCTCGTTGTTTACCACCTTTTATGCGTTAATGGATATGCATCCTTAGCATGCAATCATGCATTTGTAACTTCTAGGTGCTGTTTTGATGTTGAAAGCTTCTCGTATTTTCATATTTCTTTATCATGCAGGTAAGGAAAGTTGTTTCGGGAACGCGAGGAGATACACAATCTGGCTGCACCCCACGCTCCTCTGTCTCTCGACCCAAGACATTCATCCTTGGATTCAGCAAAGGTGGAACTGTAGTTAACCAGATAGTTACCGAGCTTGGCTCCACAGAAATTGCATCCGATGCGAATTCACCCTGCTCTGGACAACCTGAGGAGACTTGTGTAGtacctaaagcaaaggaaagctTACTGAATAGCATCACTGAGATTCATTATGTTGATGTTGGTTTGAACTCTACTGGGGCATACTTAACTAACCATCATGTATTTGAGAGAATCACCAGAAGGCTCATACAAGGAGCGCCTCAACTCCGGTTTATCCTTCATGGAACTCCCAGACAGTGGGGCAACAAACAACGAGATTGGATCAGGAATGAAAAAGACGAAATGCTCCGCCTGCTTGAATCTGAAGCACATAAGAGTGAGGGGAA
The sequence above is drawn from the Arachis hypogaea cultivar Tifrunner chromosome 4, arahy.Tifrunner.gnm2.J5K5, whole genome shotgun sequence genome and encodes:
- the LOC140172930 gene encoding uncharacterized protein; protein product: MFCMLSTCTRTLCYSSSSPLSSSQSSSMVKKVCSLVCDSYHNQGHVRVSSPRLNLVDIDPDSLTHEQALTIVASLASDAGSMVALSFFNWATMHSKFRNFMRFYIVCATSVIGNGNTEKAHEVLQCMVKNFAEIGKVKDAVEMVIEMHNQGLVPSTRTLNCVIKVTCEMGFVEYAEYLFEEMCVRGVHPNSASYRLMVIAYCRIGKILEADRWLHAMLERGFMVDNATFTLLISKFCEKGVSNRAMWYFRKLSDMGLKPNLINYTCMIEGLCKRGSIKQAFEMLEEMVGKGWKPNVYTHTALIDGLCKKGWTEKAFRLFLKLVRSENHKPNVHTYTAMISGYCKDEKLNRAEMLLNRMREQGLVPNTNTYTALIDGHCKAGNFERAYELLNLMNNEGFSPNICTYNAIVDGLCKKGRVKEAYKILRSGFHNGLEADKVTYTILISEHCNQAEIKQALVLFNKMVKIGIQPDIHSYTTLIAVLCREKRMRESEMFFEEALKVGLIPTKKTYTSMICGYCREGNLNLAMRFFHRMSDSGCVPDSITYGAIVSGLCKQSRLDEAHGLYDSMLEKGLVPCEVTRVSLAYEYCKIDDGFSAMAVLEKLEKKLWIRTANTLVRKLCSEKKVGLAALLFHKLLDIDLQVNRVTLAAFMTACYESNKYALVSEFSARIYKENRLAINVTK
- the LOC112797700 gene encoding uncharacterized protein produces the protein MDRWSGILRVQLHSKSKAFHRVGASLCLSPETRTLTVPEANAIFFCGDRVEGTGNQVIERLSDLQKLSEIIVSKFGSSINAWVIQASAFNGPFAVYKDFIPSVNQYGEPRSYQPTGFPASTSTVSLLSNCLEEVRKVVSGTRGDTQSGCTPRSSVSRPKTFILGFSKGGTVVNQIVTELGSTEIASDANSPCSGQPEETCVVPKAKESLLNSITEIHYVDVGLNSTGAYLTNHHVFERITRRLIQGAPQLRFILHGTPRQWGNKQRDWIRNEKDEMLRLLESEAHKSEGKLKVHSRYYFADKPPDLQMHFEIIESLDVS